A single window of Silvimonas iriomotensis DNA harbors:
- a CDS encoding circularly permuted type 2 ATP-grasp protein, with the protein MHQIDLPAQTGFDEMLDRDHSIRPHYKPFFEWLNAQTPAMLAQRRKEAELLFHRVGITFSVHGDESGNERLIPFDTIPRIIPAAEWQQLEAGLKQRVAALNAFLHDIYHHQHILKAGKIPAEQVLVNAQYRSAMCGMDLPHNLYAHIAGIDIIRHGDGNYYVLEDNLRVPSGVSYMLENRKMMMRLFPELFEKHAVAPVEHYPSLLLSTLRQSSYTDNPTVVVMTPGHYNSAYFEHAFLAQQMGVELVEGRDLFVKDLKVFMRTTAGPKQVDVIYRRLDDLFIDPLVFHADSTLGVPGLIAAYRAGNVVLANAIGTGVADDKSIYPYVPDMIRFYLDEEPLLLNVPTWQCRNPSELSHVLANLDELVVKEVHGAGGYGMLIGPKATKAEIEHFRELLKANPANYIAQPTLSLSTCPTFVEEGIAPRHIDLRPFVLSGNTVRIVPGGLARVALQKGSLVVNSSQGGGTKDAWILEA; encoded by the coding sequence ATGCACCAGATCGATTTGCCTGCCCAAACCGGATTTGACGAAATGCTGGACCGGGATCATTCCATCCGGCCGCACTACAAACCTTTTTTTGAATGGCTGAACGCGCAAACCCCCGCCATGCTGGCGCAGCGCCGCAAGGAAGCCGAGTTGTTGTTCCACCGCGTCGGGATCACGTTTTCGGTTCACGGCGATGAAAGCGGCAATGAGCGGCTGATCCCGTTCGATACCATTCCGCGCATTATTCCTGCGGCAGAATGGCAACAGCTGGAGGCCGGCCTCAAGCAGCGGGTGGCGGCGCTCAATGCGTTTTTGCATGACATCTACCACCACCAGCACATTCTGAAAGCGGGCAAGATTCCGGCCGAACAAGTGCTGGTCAACGCGCAATACCGCTCTGCCATGTGCGGTATGGATCTGCCCCACAATCTGTACGCGCATATCGCCGGGATCGACATCATCCGCCATGGCGACGGCAACTATTACGTGCTGGAGGACAATCTGCGCGTGCCCTCCGGCGTGTCTTACATGCTGGAAAACCGCAAGATGATGATGCGCTTGTTCCCGGAGCTGTTTGAAAAACACGCGGTGGCGCCGGTCGAGCACTATCCCTCGCTGTTGCTCTCCACGCTGCGCCAGAGCAGCTATACCGACAACCCCACGGTCGTGGTCATGACGCCGGGCCATTACAACAGCGCGTATTTCGAGCACGCGTTCCTCGCCCAGCAAATGGGCGTCGAACTGGTCGAAGGCCGCGACTTGTTTGTCAAAGACCTCAAGGTGTTCATGCGCACCACCGCCGGCCCCAAGCAGGTGGATGTCATTTACCGGCGGCTGGATGATCTGTTTATTGATCCACTGGTGTTCCATGCCGATTCCACGCTGGGCGTGCCGGGGCTGATTGCGGCGTATCGCGCGGGCAATGTGGTGCTGGCCAATGCCATTGGCACCGGGGTGGCCGATGACAAATCCATCTACCCCTACGTGCCGGACATGATCCGCTTTTACCTGGACGAAGAACCCCTGCTGCTGAACGTGCCCACCTGGCAGTGCCGTAATCCCAGCGAGTTAAGCCACGTCCTGGCCAATCTGGATGAGCTGGTCGTCAAGGAGGTCCACGGCGCTGGCGGCTACGGCATGTTGATCGGCCCCAAAGCCACCAAAGCAGAGATCGAACATTTCCGTGAGCTGTTGAAGGCCAACCCGGCCAACTATATTGCCCAGCCGACGCTCTCGCTCAGCACCTGCCCGACCTTTGTCGAAGAAGGCATCGCCCCGCGCCACATTGATCTGCGCCCGTTTGTGCTGTCTGGCAACACCGTGCGCATTGTGCCTGGCGGGCTGGCGCGGGTGGCGCTGCAAAAGGGTTCGCTGGTGGTCAATTCGTCGCAGGGCGGCGGGACTAAAGATGCCTGGATTCTGGAAGCATGA
- a CDS encoding 6-phosphofructokinase: protein MPRNALYAQSGGVTPVINASAWGVISAARRHPDKIGTLYAAKDGILGALTESLIDIGSVAESQLAALRHTPGGAFGSCRHKLKHGSELKRLFELFAAYDIGYFFYNGGGDSADTCLKVAEYAQYQGVDLTAIHIPKTIDNDLPHTDTSPGFGSVAKYIATTTRECGLDLASMSSSSTKVFILEVMGRHTGWLAASAGLASRTPAEPPHLILLPEVPFDAQRFLRAVKETVNHIGYCVVVAAEGIRDAGGHRLAESGGTDAFGHTQLGGVAPLLANIIRAELGHKCHWAVADYMQRAARHLASANDLEQAIAVGEAAVDFALNGQRSVMPAIVREADQPYRWHIAPVSLKDVANKEKPLPESYLRDDGMHLSVMGRAYFAPLILGEAPPPFDHGLPDYPVWHFPLMEKKLPPFEIL from the coding sequence GTGCCCAGAAACGCGTTATATGCCCAATCGGGCGGTGTAACCCCTGTTATCAATGCTTCTGCGTGGGGGGTGATTTCCGCCGCACGACGCCATCCGGACAAGATCGGCACGTTGTACGCCGCAAAAGACGGCATTCTGGGCGCCCTGACCGAATCGTTGATCGACATTGGCAGCGTGGCAGAAAGCCAGCTGGCGGCCCTGCGCCACACCCCGGGCGGCGCGTTTGGTTCTTGCCGCCACAAACTCAAGCACGGCAGCGAACTCAAGCGTTTGTTCGAGTTGTTCGCGGCGTATGACATCGGTTATTTCTTTTACAACGGCGGTGGCGACTCGGCCGATACCTGCCTGAAAGTGGCCGAATACGCGCAGTACCAGGGCGTTGATCTGACCGCCATCCACATTCCCAAGACCATTGATAACGACTTGCCGCATACCGATACCTCGCCCGGTTTCGGTTCGGTAGCCAAATACATCGCTACCACCACGCGTGAATGCGGGCTGGACCTCGCGTCCATGTCGTCGTCATCGACCAAAGTGTTCATCCTGGAAGTCATGGGCCGCCACACCGGCTGGCTGGCGGCCTCGGCCGGTCTGGCCAGTCGCACCCCGGCTGAACCGCCGCACCTGATCTTGCTGCCGGAAGTGCCGTTTGATGCACAACGCTTTTTGCGGGCAGTGAAAGAGACCGTCAACCATATCGGTTACTGCGTGGTGGTTGCGGCGGAAGGAATTCGCGATGCGGGTGGCCACCGCCTGGCCGAATCCGGCGGGACTGACGCGTTTGGCCATACCCAACTGGGCGGCGTTGCGCCCTTGCTGGCCAATATCATCCGGGCTGAACTGGGCCACAAATGCCATTGGGCGGTCGCTGACTATATGCAACGCGCCGCGCGCCACCTGGCCTCGGCCAACGATCTGGAGCAAGCCATCGCCGTGGGCGAGGCCGCAGTTGATTTCGCCCTGAATGGTCAACGCAGCGTCATGCCGGCCATTGTGCGTGAGGCCGACCAGCCGTATCGCTGGCATATCGCCCCGGTGTCGCTCAAGGACGTGGCCAACAAGGAAAAACCGCTGCCAGAGAGCTATCTGCGTGACGATGGCATGCATCTGTCGGTCATGGGCCGCGCTTATTTTGCGCCGCTGATTCTGGGCGAAGCGCCGCCGCCGTTCGACCATGGCCTGCCGGATTACCCGGTCTGGCATTTTCCGCTGATGGAAAAGAAACTGCCGCCATTTGAAATTCTCTGA
- a CDS encoding ArsR/SmtB family transcription factor — protein sequence MNQDALSAVFGALADPTRRAILARLAQGEASVNELAEPFDMALPSISKHLKVLERAGLVVQGRAAQYRPRRLAPEPLREATGWLDQYRKFWEDNLDQMAAYLDELQRKEQDHERESGT from the coding sequence ATGAATCAAGACGCACTCAGCGCAGTCTTTGGTGCGCTGGCAGACCCCACCCGCCGCGCCATTCTGGCCCGGCTGGCGCAAGGCGAAGCCAGCGTGAACGAACTGGCAGAACCCTTTGACATGGCTTTGCCCAGCATCTCCAAACACCTCAAGGTGCTGGAGCGGGCGGGGCTGGTGGTACAAGGCCGCGCGGCGCAATACCGGCCGCGCCGGCTGGCGCCGGAACCGCTGCGGGAAGCAACGGGCTGGCTGGATCAATACCGCAAGTTCTGGGAAGACAACCTCGACCAGATGGCGGCATACCTCGACGAACTGCAACGCAAGGAGCAAGACCATGAACGCGAAAGTGGAACTTGA
- a CDS encoding SRPBCC family protein, translating into MNAKVELETPLSAGAHELVMNRILNAPPARVFNLWQDRAQVANWWTPTSESGGPGNSTILDFDFRVGGLFRVAFKSPRSGEEMIIRCVYKEIIPDQKLVFSFEWEKGMSLPLDMQVTVLFTPHGEKQTLLTFRHNGMPTEGMCADHEQGWAAVFDNLARAVDALPA; encoded by the coding sequence ATGAACGCGAAAGTGGAACTTGAAACACCTTTGTCAGCCGGCGCCCATGAACTGGTGATGAACCGCATCCTGAACGCCCCGCCCGCGCGCGTGTTCAACCTGTGGCAAGACCGCGCCCAGGTGGCGAACTGGTGGACGCCCACCAGTGAAAGCGGCGGCCCGGGAAATTCGACCATCCTGGATTTCGATTTTCGCGTGGGCGGGTTATTCCGCGTGGCGTTCAAATCCCCGCGCAGCGGCGAGGAAATGATCATCCGCTGTGTCTACAAAGAGATCATTCCCGACCAGAAACTGGTCTTCAGTTTTGAATGGGAAAAGGGCATGTCTTTACCGCTCGACATGCAGGTGACGGTGCTGTTTACGCCGCACGGCGAAAAACAGACCCTGCTGACTTTCCGCCACAACGGCATGCCGACTGAAGGCATGTGCGCCGACCACGAACAGGGTTGGGCTGCGGTGTTCGACAACCTGGCCCGTGCGGTGGATGCCCTGCCGGCCTGA
- a CDS encoding GNAT family N-acetyltransferase, whose product MSVCPLHIRPATLTDADAISALLPQLGYRLSAARLNDKLTRFATSANDGVLVAERDGELLGLISMHALEWLHADGNLGRITALVVAESGRGQGTGAALVHAAETWFTAHGVTHVEVTSSEHRTAAHQFYEACGYAVIKQRFVKTL is encoded by the coding sequence ATGAGTGTTTGCCCCCTGCACATCCGCCCCGCCACCCTGACCGACGCCGATGCAATCTCTGCCCTGTTGCCGCAATTGGGTTACCGGTTATCTGCAGCACGTCTGAACGACAAGCTGACCCGCTTTGCTACCTCCGCCAACGACGGCGTACTGGTGGCCGAACGGGACGGCGAACTGCTGGGCCTGATCAGCATGCATGCGCTGGAATGGCTGCATGCCGACGGTAATCTGGGCCGCATTACCGCATTGGTCGTGGCTGAGTCTGGCCGTGGCCAGGGCACCGGCGCCGCACTGGTCCACGCCGCAGAAACCTGGTTTACCGCCCATGGCGTCACCCATGTGGAAGTGACCAGCAGCGAGCATCGCACTGCCGCGCACCAGTTCTATGAAGCGTGCGGGTATGCGGTGATCAAGCAGCGGTTTGTCAAAACGCTTTAG
- the miaA gene encoding tRNA (adenosine(37)-N6)-dimethylallyltransferase MiaA, whose translation MNTPMPPAIFLMGPTASGKTASAIGLIESGLPVELISVDSALVFKDMDIGTAKPTPEELARAPHHLIDIINPEQAYSAAQFRTDALALMHDITARGKVPVLVGGTMLYFNTLQHGIHDLPTANPALRAELHAEAAQLGWPAMHEKLARLDPPTAARLEPGDSQRIERALEICILAGRPMSELLAEPAAGPVPYQLLKLALLPDDRAVLHERIALRFDQMLSGGLIDEVSQLRRQYTLTPELPSMRCVGYRQTWDYLDGLIDLPALRDKGLAATRQLAKRQLTWLRGMDDVTAINCLRPDLPGAVRDAVSHFMNNASAA comes from the coding sequence ATGAACACACCTATGCCGCCTGCCATTTTCCTGATGGGCCCGACCGCCAGCGGCAAAACCGCCAGCGCCATCGGGCTCATCGAATCCGGCCTGCCGGTGGAATTGATCTCGGTTGATTCCGCGCTGGTGTTCAAGGATATGGACATTGGTACCGCCAAGCCCACGCCAGAGGAACTGGCGCGCGCGCCGCATCATCTGATCGACATCATCAACCCGGAACAGGCGTATTCCGCCGCGCAGTTTCGCACCGACGCCCTGGCCCTGATGCACGACATCACCGCGCGCGGCAAAGTGCCGGTGCTGGTGGGCGGCACCATGCTGTACTTCAATACGCTGCAACACGGCATTCACGATCTGCCCACCGCCAACCCGGCGCTGCGGGCCGAACTGCACGCCGAAGCCGCCCAACTGGGCTGGCCCGCCATGCATGAAAAACTGGCGCGGCTTGATCCACCCACCGCCGCGCGGCTTGAGCCCGGCGACTCACAACGCATTGAGCGTGCGCTGGAAATCTGCATCCTCGCCGGCCGCCCCATGTCTGAATTACTGGCCGAACCCGCCGCCGGCCCGGTGCCGTACCAGTTGCTGAAACTGGCCTTGTTGCCGGATGACCGCGCCGTCTTGCATGAACGCATCGCCCTGCGCTTTGACCAGATGCTAAGCGGTGGCTTGATTGATGAAGTAAGCCAGTTGCGCCGGCAGTACACGCTAACCCCGGAATTGCCATCGATGCGTTGCGTGGGTTACCGGCAAACCTGGGACTACCTGGACGGCTTGATCGACCTGCCCGCGCTGCGCGATAAAGGCCTGGCGGCTACCCGGCAACTGGCCAAGCGCCAGCTGACCTGGCTGCGCGGGATGGATGACGTCACGGCGATCAATTGTCTTCGCCCCGATTTACCAGGCGCCGTCCGCGATGCGGTCAGCCATTTCATGAATAACGCCAGCGCAGCCTGA
- the mutL gene encoding DNA mismatch repair endonuclease MutL, producing the protein MPRIQLLSDQLVNQIAAGEVVERPASALKELLENSLDAGAENIGVELAAGGTKLIKVIDDGIGIEREDLALALHRHATSKIRDFDDLQKVATLGFRGEGLASIASVSRMTLTSRFNGAAHAWRIESDHGRLHDAEPAALAVGTTIEVHDLYYQTPARRKFLKSDSTEFAHCEDMVKRLALANPDKQFTLIHNNRASLRVMRGDVLKRCAALLGDEFAQSAVQVEERAGPLRLWGLAGSPTLSKGTRDAQYFFVNGRFVRDKVIAHALREAYRDVLHHDRHAAYCLFLELDPEGVDVNVHPTKIEVRFRESQAIYGFMLRSLTKALAATKAGSAPAGIDPETGEILTPPPAAPAHAPAPAYQAPMWRQQPMNIPVVQEPMAVYDRMFGDLKRDPTAPQPAWQATTAEAADTTTLASPNAWAPRPAIAAARPVMPADNEDGIPPLGFAVAQIHGVYILAQSAEGLIVVDMHAAHERVVYEKLKNALDLDNMPSQPLLIPHLFGADRFEVAAVEDHRDALVQLGFDISIASPTQLAIRGIPMLLKDADAVELARSVLKDVREVGASQMLTGRRNELLATMACHGAVRANRALTIPEMNALLREMEATERSGQCNHGRPTWFRLTMHDLDKMFMRGQ; encoded by the coding sequence ATGCCCCGCATCCAGCTTTTGTCCGACCAACTGGTTAACCAGATCGCCGCTGGCGAAGTGGTCGAGCGCCCCGCCTCTGCCCTGAAGGAATTGCTGGAAAACAGCCTGGATGCCGGTGCCGAAAACATTGGCGTGGAACTGGCGGCTGGCGGCACCAAGCTGATCAAGGTGATCGACGATGGCATTGGCATTGAGCGCGAAGACCTGGCGCTGGCCTTGCATCGTCACGCCACCAGCAAGATCCGCGACTTTGACGATCTGCAAAAGGTCGCCACGCTGGGTTTTCGGGGTGAAGGTCTGGCGTCGATTGCGTCTGTCTCACGCATGACGCTGACCAGCCGTTTCAATGGCGCCGCGCACGCTTGGCGCATTGAGTCTGACCACGGCCGCCTGCATGATGCCGAACCCGCTGCGCTGGCCGTCGGCACCACCATTGAAGTGCATGATCTGTATTACCAGACCCCGGCGCGGCGCAAGTTTCTGAAGTCAGACAGCACCGAATTTGCCCATTGTGAAGACATGGTCAAGCGCCTGGCGCTGGCTAATCCGGATAAACAGTTCACGCTGATCCATAACAACCGCGCCAGCTTGCGCGTGATGCGCGGCGACGTCTTGAAGCGTTGCGCCGCCTTGCTGGGCGATGAATTTGCGCAATCGGCCGTGCAGGTAGAAGAACGCGCCGGCCCGCTGCGCTTGTGGGGCCTGGCGGGCAGCCCGACGCTCTCTAAAGGCACGCGCGATGCGCAGTACTTCTTTGTGAATGGCCGCTTTGTGCGCGACAAGGTGATCGCCCACGCCCTGCGTGAAGCGTACCGCGACGTGCTGCATCACGATCGCCACGCCGCGTATTGCCTGTTCCTGGAGCTGGACCCGGAAGGCGTGGATGTGAACGTGCACCCGACCAAGATCGAGGTGCGCTTCCGCGAATCCCAGGCCATTTACGGTTTTATGCTGCGTAGCCTGACCAAAGCACTGGCCGCAACCAAAGCCGGTTCTGCGCCGGCGGGGATTGATCCGGAAACCGGTGAAATCCTCACCCCGCCTCCCGCAGCGCCAGCGCACGCCCCGGCGCCGGCGTACCAGGCCCCGATGTGGCGGCAGCAGCCGATGAATATTCCGGTCGTGCAAGAGCCCATGGCGGTGTACGACCGCATGTTTGGTGATCTCAAACGCGACCCGACAGCGCCGCAACCGGCGTGGCAAGCGACCACCGCAGAAGCTGCCGATACCACCACGCTGGCCAGCCCGAACGCCTGGGCGCCCCGCCCCGCCATCGCTGCCGCCCGCCCGGTGATGCCGGCGGACAACGAAGACGGCATCCCGCCGCTGGGTTTTGCCGTGGCGCAGATTCATGGCGTGTATATCCTGGCGCAGTCGGCAGAAGGTTTGATCGTGGTGGACATGCACGCCGCGCATGAGCGCGTGGTGTATGAAAAACTCAAGAACGCGCTTGATCTGGACAACATGCCCAGCCAGCCCTTGTTGATCCCGCATCTGTTTGGCGCAGACCGCTTTGAAGTGGCCGCCGTGGAAGATCACCGCGACGCGCTGGTGCAACTGGGGTTTGATATCTCCATTGCCTCGCCCACCCAACTGGCGATCCGTGGGATTCCCATGTTGCTCAAAGACGCGGACGCCGTCGAACTGGCGCGCTCGGTACTCAAGGATGTGCGTGAAGTCGGCGCCAGCCAGATGCTGACCGGCCGCCGCAATGAACTGCTGGCGACCATGGCCTGCCACGGCGCCGTGCGAGCCAACCGCGCGCTGACCATTCCGGAAATGAATGCGCTCTTGCGCGAAATGGAAGCCACCGAACGCTCCGGCCAGTGCAATCATGGCCGTCCGACGTGGTTCCGCCTGACCATGCATGATCTGGACAAAATGTTCATGCGGGGTCAGTAA
- a CDS encoding O-acetylhomoserine aminocarboxypropyltransferase/cysteine synthase family protein, translated as MKFDTLAIHAGFDGDPTTRAVAVPIYQTTSYSFDDTQHGADLFDLKVAGNIYTRIMNPTTDVLEKRLAALEGGIGALALASGQAAITYSILTIAEAGDNIIATSTLYGGTYNLFAHTLPQYGIEVRFTDAKDPQAAAALIDGRTKAVFVESIGNPLGNVVDFAAFAEVAHAGGIPLIVDNTVPTPYLTRPFEHGADIVVHSLTKYIGGHGTSIGGAIVDSGKFPWAQHKTRFKRLNEPEVSYHGVVYTEALGEAAYIGRARTVPLRNMGAAISPFNAFLILQGLETLGLRLDRHSENALKAAQFLKTHRAVEWVNYAGLPDHPSHALVQKYFGGKASGLLTFGVKGGRDAGARFQDALQLITRLVNIGDAKSLACHPASTTHRQLSPAELAKAGVTEDTVRLSIGIEHIDDIIADLQQALDKAA; from the coding sequence ATGAAGTTCGATACCCTGGCCATCCACGCCGGTTTTGATGGCGACCCCACCACCCGCGCCGTGGCGGTGCCGATCTACCAGACCACCAGCTACTCGTTTGACGACACTCAGCACGGTGCCGACCTGTTTGATCTGAAGGTGGCCGGCAACATCTATACCCGCATCATGAACCCGACCACCGACGTGCTGGAAAAACGCCTGGCCGCGCTGGAAGGCGGCATTGGCGCGCTGGCGCTGGCGTCTGGCCAGGCCGCCATCACGTATTCGATCCTGACCATTGCCGAGGCCGGGGACAACATCATCGCCACCAGCACGCTGTACGGCGGCACCTACAACCTGTTTGCCCACACGTTGCCGCAGTACGGCATTGAAGTGCGCTTTACCGATGCCAAAGACCCGCAAGCCGCGGCCGCGTTGATTGATGGTCGCACCAAGGCGGTGTTTGTCGAATCCATCGGCAACCCACTGGGCAACGTGGTGGACTTCGCCGCGTTTGCCGAGGTCGCCCACGCTGGCGGCATACCGCTGATTGTCGATAACACGGTGCCGACGCCGTACCTGACGCGGCCGTTTGAACACGGTGCGGATATCGTCGTGCATTCCCTGACCAAATACATTGGCGGCCACGGCACCAGCATTGGCGGGGCGATTGTGGATTCGGGCAAGTTTCCGTGGGCGCAGCACAAGACCCGCTTCAAGCGCCTGAACGAGCCAGAAGTGAGCTACCACGGCGTGGTCTACACCGAAGCGCTGGGCGAGGCCGCCTATATCGGCCGTGCCCGCACCGTGCCGTTGCGCAATATGGGCGCGGCCATTTCGCCGTTCAATGCCTTTTTGATCCTGCAAGGGCTGGAGACACTGGGCCTGCGGCTGGATCGCCACTCAGAGAACGCGCTCAAAGCGGCGCAGTTCCTGAAAACGCATCGTGCCGTGGAATGGGTGAATTACGCCGGCCTGCCGGATCACCCGTCGCATGCGCTGGTGCAGAAGTATTTCGGCGGCAAAGCGTCCGGCTTGCTGACCTTTGGCGTGAAGGGCGGGCGCGATGCCGGTGCGCGCTTCCAGGATGCGCTGCAGCTGATCACGCGGCTGGTGAACATTGGCGACGCCAAGAGTCTGGCGTGCCACCCGGCCAGCACCACGCACCGTCAGCTATCGCCGGCCGAACTGGCCAAAGCGGGCGTGACCGAGGACACCGTGCGTTTGTCTATCGGGATCGAGCATATCGACGACATCATTGCCGATTTGCAGCAGGCGCTGGATAAGGCGGCCTGA
- a CDS encoding GGDEF domain-containing protein — protein MNPLLNLDNLRRDLEEIIREKRLSALFQPIASLHDGEAFGYEGLIRGPSTSFLHSPINLFRCAEQVGILPLLDFACRRAIIESFVAQNLPGRLFLNVSPACLSHPDFHPGATLDILRETGMAPQRVVIELTETQPTHDYEQLKEALLHYREMGFRIALDDLGEGFSSLRLWSELKPDFVKIDKYFVQGLAADAQKRQFVRSIQHIALNIGTRVVAEGIETPQELQVVQRIGIAFAQGYHIGKPLAHPPRHIALDLSETPSPPLPGQGHRNAGGLLVTVDTVPPSETSNAVYQRFTEAPQLYAIPVVENQRPLGLLKRHEVLEFFSRPFSHELHGSRACSHLMDRAPLIVEQSMSLQELSQMVTTAERRYLADGFIITQNGHYQGMGTGHDLVRAITELQIRAARYANPLTLLPGNVPIQEKLETLLDEARPFTMVYFDLDYFKPYNDVYGYVRGDDMIRLTGELLMRAADPQTDFVGHIGGDDFVVIFRSSDWHERCEALLEEFAQRVSGFFYAEHLAAGFYDAPDRCGIMQQQPLVTLSAGVVEVEPGQFENHHQVAAAATHAKSMAKQSAGCSLFIERRRQPPEPLPAPIAA, from the coding sequence ATGAACCCCCTTTTGAATCTGGACAATCTTCGACGCGATCTGGAAGAAATCATCCGGGAAAAACGCCTGTCGGCATTGTTCCAGCCCATTGCTTCACTGCATGACGGTGAAGCCTTCGGGTATGAAGGATTGATCCGCGGGCCGTCGACCAGTTTTCTGCATTCCCCGATCAACCTGTTCCGCTGTGCCGAACAGGTGGGCATTCTGCCCTTGCTTGATTTCGCCTGCCGCCGCGCGATTATTGAATCGTTCGTGGCGCAAAATCTGCCTGGCCGGCTGTTCCTCAATGTCAGCCCCGCGTGTCTGTCGCACCCTGATTTTCACCCTGGGGCCACGCTCGATATCCTGCGTGAAACCGGCATGGCGCCGCAGCGGGTGGTGATCGAGCTGACCGAAACCCAGCCCACGCATGATTACGAACAACTGAAAGAAGCCCTGTTGCATTACCGCGAAATGGGCTTCCGGATTGCGCTGGATGACCTGGGCGAGGGGTTCTCTTCGCTGCGCTTGTGGTCTGAACTGAAGCCGGACTTCGTCAAGATCGACAAATACTTTGTGCAGGGCCTGGCGGCTGATGCGCAAAAGCGCCAGTTTGTGCGCTCCATCCAGCACATTGCGCTCAATATCGGCACCCGCGTGGTGGCCGAAGGCATCGAGACGCCGCAAGAGCTGCAAGTGGTTCAGCGCATTGGTATTGCGTTTGCCCAGGGGTATCACATTGGCAAGCCGCTGGCGCACCCGCCGCGCCATATCGCGCTGGATCTGTCTGAAACCCCCAGCCCGCCGCTGCCCGGCCAGGGTCACCGCAACGCCGGTGGCCTTTTGGTGACCGTGGATACCGTCCCGCCCTCTGAAACCAGCAACGCCGTCTACCAGCGCTTTACCGAAGCACCGCAGCTGTATGCGATTCCGGTAGTGGAAAACCAGCGCCCGCTGGGTTTGCTCAAGCGTCACGAGGTGCTGGAGTTTTTCTCGCGCCCGTTCTCGCACGAGTTGCATGGTTCACGCGCGTGTTCGCATCTGATGGATCGCGCCCCGCTGATCGTCGAGCAATCGATGAGCCTGCAGGAACTCTCGCAAATGGTGACCACGGCCGAGCGCCGTTATCTGGCAGATGGCTTCATCATTACCCAGAACGGCCACTACCAGGGCATGGGTACCGGTCACGATCTGGTGCGCGCCATTACCGAACTGCAAATCCGCGCCGCCCGTTACGCCAACCCGCTGACGCTGCTGCCCGGCAATGTGCCAATCCAGGAAAAGCTGGAAACGCTGCTGGATGAAGCGCGCCCGTTCACCATGGTCTATTTCGACCTGGACTACTTCAAGCCGTACAACGATGTGTACGGCTATGTGCGTGGCGACGACATGATCCGCCTGACCGGCGAATTGCTGATGCGTGCCGCCGACCCGCAAACCGATTTTGTCGGCCATATTGGCGGTGATGATTTTGTGGTGATCTTCCGCTCCAGCGACTGGCACGAGCGCTGCGAAGCGTTGCTGGAAGAATTTGCCCAGCGTGTTTCCGGCTTCTTTTATGCCGAGCATCTGGCCGCCGGGTTTTATGATGCCCCGGACCGTTGCGGCATCATGCAGCAACAACCGCTGGTGACGCTGTCGGCCGGCGTGGTGGAAGTGGAACCGGGCCAGTTTGAGAACCACCACCAGGTTGCCGCCGCCGCTACGCACGCCAAGAGCATGGCCAAGCAATCAGCCGGTTGCTCTTTGTTTATCGAGCGTCGCCGCCAGCCGCCAGAACCCCTGCCCGCCCCGATCGCCGCGTGA
- a CDS encoding MarR family winged helix-turn-helix transcriptional regulator: MSYQARIARFCQSFDAAPQKEILLSRTLFRAAAMLEMRINEALEPCGMNMPQYLAMAMLLADESAPPTNPSEVSKLLDMTRTQVTRLMDSLETAGWVTRTLDKEDRRRMMLTLTAEGKAQLQLAVPVVHAVYQRAWSVFDNDSQDQIAAELTHFHEGLENQTA; this comes from the coding sequence ATGAGCTACCAAGCGCGTATTGCCAGGTTTTGCCAGTCTTTTGATGCAGCACCACAAAAAGAAATACTCCTCTCCCGCACCCTGTTCAGGGCGGCTGCCATGCTGGAGATGCGGATCAACGAAGCGCTGGAACCCTGCGGCATGAACATGCCTCAGTATCTGGCCATGGCCATGTTGCTGGCCGATGAAAGCGCACCGCCGACCAACCCCTCCGAAGTGAGCAAACTGCTCGACATGACCCGCACCCAGGTCACCCGGCTGATGGATAGCCTGGAAACCGCAGGCTGGGTCACCCGCACGCTGGATAAAGAAGACCGTCGCCGCATGATGCTGACCCTCACGGCTGAGGGCAAGGCACAACTGCAGCTGGCGGTGCCAGTGGTGCACGCGGTCTATCAACGCGCCTGGTCGGTGTTCGACAACGACAGCCAGGACCAGATTGCCGCCGAGCTGACCCACTTTCATGAGGGCCTGGAGAACCAGACCGCGTGA